A genomic window from Dechloromonas sp. A34 includes:
- a CDS encoding dodecin — MSDHVYKKLEIVGSSKTGIDDAIRNAIETAGKSLRHIEWFEVVDTRGHVVDGKVAHFQVTLKVGFRIESE, encoded by the coding sequence ATGTCTGACCATGTCTATAAGAAGCTGGAGATCGTCGGTTCGTCGAAGACCGGTATCGATGACGCGATCCGCAATGCGATCGAGACGGCGGGCAAGTCGCTGCGCCATATCGAATGGTTCGAAGTCGTCGACACGCGCGGCCACGTGGTCGACGGCAAAGTGGCGCATTTCCAGGTGACGCTGAAGGTCGGCTTCCGGATCGAATCCGAGTAG
- a CDS encoding SDR family oxidoreductase, giving the protein MNKIILITGGSRGIGAAIAQLAAAQGYAVCISYLTNRAAAEAVVASITRNGGVAIALQADVAVEADVVRLFEQVDASLGRVTALVNNAGMLERQARVDEMDAARISRVLATNVFGSFICAREAVRRMSPRHGGSGGAIVNLSSRSARLGSPGEYVDYAASKAAIDTLTIGLAKEVAAEGIRVNAVAPGIIYTDIHASGGEPQRVERLKESIPMKRGGSPDEVAKAVLWLLSEEASYTTGATIDVAGGR; this is encoded by the coding sequence ATGAACAAAATCATCCTCATCACCGGCGGCTCCCGTGGCATCGGGGCGGCCATTGCCCAGCTTGCCGCTGCCCAGGGCTACGCGGTTTGCATCAGTTACCTGACGAACCGCGCCGCGGCCGAGGCGGTGGTGGCCTCGATTACCCGGAACGGCGGGGTCGCCATTGCGCTGCAGGCCGATGTCGCAGTCGAGGCGGATGTGGTGCGCCTGTTCGAGCAGGTCGATGCGTCGCTCGGACGGGTGACGGCGCTGGTCAACAACGCCGGCATGCTGGAAAGACAGGCCCGGGTCGATGAAATGGATGCGGCGCGGATCAGCCGGGTGTTGGCCACCAACGTTTTCGGCAGCTTCATCTGCGCGCGCGAGGCCGTGCGCCGGATGTCGCCCCGGCATGGCGGCAGCGGCGGTGCCATCGTCAATCTGTCTTCACGCTCCGCCCGCCTCGGTTCGCCGGGGGAGTATGTCGACTACGCCGCTTCAAAGGCCGCGATCGATACGCTGACCATCGGCCTGGCCAAGGAGGTGGCTGCGGAAGGCATACGCGTCAATGCGGTGGCGCCCGGCATCATCTACACCGACATTCACGCCAGCGGCGGCGAGCCGCAGCGGGTGGAGCGGCTGAAGGAGTCGATTCCGATGAAACGCGGCGGCTCGCCGGATGAAGTGGCGAAGGCCGTGCTCTGGCTGTTGTCCGAAGAGGCGTCCTACACGACCGGGGCGACGATCGATGTCGCCGGCGGCCGCTAA
- a CDS encoding spermidine synthase: MKTLQTGRQDRSLLALFALTIFLSAYLLFQVQPLISKFILPWFGGSPTVWTTAMLFFQCVLCGGYFYAHVITRHGSPRVQVWTHLALLTVAALLAVFVVPGEYLKPDGNEDPVGKILLLLGLSVGLPYFCLATTGPLIQYWFTRYAAGGSAFRLYALSNAGSFLALLSFPYLFEPFFEIPQLGRFWTAGFWLFAVLCATVTWRIRHQAPAVSAGGDPLAASDPAVFVLPSALQRISWIALPALASLAFIATTDHVSHDIAPEPRLWIATLSLYLLTFIICFDHSRWYRRGLTAALCLVAIFLLSGRHEIPGWFGLEADYSLTEIRWSHLVTMFLICFMSHGELYRQRPGNPRYLTEFYLLMSVGGACGGLFITLVATNFFADYYEWSLCLVVAIALACFIVSSELVTRLSSGSKPQPARKFASGAGVATLLGTTLVGGMVLFWEDPLGWRVEDDDEYVTVRLHQARNFYGAVSVEERRYRKEPALNHRIFYSGQITHGIQYLDPAKRHQPATYYAKESGVGETLDYAMARNPSLRVAIIGLGAGTLASYAREADHYDFYEINPEVVSIANQWFDNVPACRAKTKQTLIGDARLKMAQLPDDVKYDVIALDAFSGGSVPIHLLTREAFAIYYRHLKPNGYIVAHITNGYLNLYPIVKRQAEHLQMGFRNKFQPNDPDRHVRHNHYFVMTNDRRYLEQLPSVNRKYYDDAGRLVREEDPNLPGIPLWTDHFSSLNAIAIDD, translated from the coding sequence ATGAAAACGCTGCAAACCGGACGCCAGGATCGCTCGCTGCTTGCCCTCTTCGCGCTGACGATTTTCCTGAGTGCCTACCTGCTCTTCCAGGTCCAGCCACTGATCAGCAAGTTCATTCTGCCGTGGTTCGGCGGCAGCCCGACGGTGTGGACGACCGCCATGCTGTTTTTCCAGTGCGTTCTCTGCGGCGGCTATTTCTACGCGCATGTGATCACCCGCCATGGCTCGCCGCGCGTCCAGGTCTGGACGCACCTCGCCCTGCTAACCGTGGCGGCGCTACTGGCGGTATTTGTCGTTCCTGGCGAATACCTGAAGCCGGATGGCAACGAGGACCCGGTCGGAAAAATTCTGCTGCTCCTCGGCCTGAGCGTCGGGCTCCCGTATTTCTGCCTGGCGACAACCGGACCGCTGATCCAGTACTGGTTCACCCGCTATGCTGCCGGCGGCTCCGCCTTCCGGCTCTATGCCCTGTCCAATGCCGGCTCTTTCCTGGCCCTGCTGTCGTTCCCCTATCTTTTCGAACCCTTTTTCGAAATACCGCAACTCGGGCGTTTCTGGACCGCTGGTTTCTGGCTCTTTGCCGTGCTCTGCGCGACGGTCACCTGGCGTATCCGCCATCAAGCGCCGGCGGTCAGTGCCGGTGGCGATCCCCTCGCCGCGTCTGATCCGGCAGTATTTGTCCTGCCCTCGGCACTCCAGCGCATCAGCTGGATTGCCCTGCCGGCGCTGGCCTCGCTGGCCTTCATCGCGACCACCGACCACGTCAGCCACGACATCGCGCCCGAGCCACGCTTGTGGATCGCCACGCTCAGCCTGTATCTGCTGACCTTCATCATCTGCTTCGATCACTCGCGCTGGTACCGGCGCGGCTTGACGGCGGCCCTCTGCCTGGTCGCCATTTTCCTGCTCAGCGGCCGCCATGAGATCCCCGGCTGGTTCGGCCTCGAAGCCGACTACAGCCTGACGGAAATCCGCTGGAGCCACCTGGTGACGATGTTCCTGATCTGCTTCATGAGCCATGGCGAGCTTTACCGGCAGCGACCGGGCAATCCCCGCTACCTGACCGAGTTTTATCTGTTGATGTCGGTCGGTGGCGCTTGCGGCGGGCTGTTCATTACCCTGGTCGCGACCAATTTCTTTGCCGATTACTACGAGTGGTCCTTGTGTCTGGTCGTGGCCATCGCCCTCGCCTGCTTCATCGTCAGCAGCGAGCTGGTCACCCGGCTAAGCAGCGGGAGCAAGCCGCAGCCCGCGAGAAAATTCGCATCCGGCGCAGGTGTGGCAACGCTGCTCGGCACGACGCTGGTCGGCGGGATGGTGCTTTTCTGGGAGGATCCCTTGGGCTGGCGGGTGGAAGACGATGACGAGTACGTCACCGTCCGCCTGCACCAGGCCCGGAATTTTTACGGTGCGGTTTCGGTTGAGGAAAGGCGTTATCGCAAGGAACCGGCGCTGAATCACCGAATTTTCTACAGCGGCCAGATCACCCACGGCATTCAGTATCTCGACCCCGCCAAACGCCACCAGCCGGCCACCTACTATGCGAAGGAGAGCGGCGTCGGCGAAACCCTCGACTACGCCATGGCGCGCAATCCCAGCCTGCGCGTGGCGATCATCGGCCTCGGCGCCGGCACACTGGCCTCCTACGCGCGGGAAGCGGATCACTACGATTTCTACGAGATCAATCCGGAAGTAGTCAGCATTGCCAACCAGTGGTTCGACAATGTCCCGGCCTGCCGGGCCAAAACCAAGCAAACCCTGATCGGCGACGCCCGCCTGAAGATGGCGCAACTGCCGGATGACGTGAAGTACGACGTGATCGCGCTCGATGCCTTTTCCGGCGGCTCGGTGCCCATCCATCTGCTGACCCGCGAAGCATTCGCGATCTACTACCGGCACCTCAAGCCCAACGGCTACATCGTCGCCCACATCACCAATGGCTATCTGAATCTCTACCCGATCGTCAAACGCCAGGCCGAGCATCTGCAGATGGGCTTCCGGAACAAATTCCAGCCGAACGACCCGGATCGCCATGTCCGGCACAATCACTATTTCGTGATGACCAATGATCGCCGTTATCTGGAGCAACTGCCTTCGGTTAACCGGAAATACTACGACGATGCCGGCCGCCTGGTTCGCGAGGAAGACCCGAACCTGCCGGGCATTCCGCTATGGACCGATCATTTCAGCAGCCTGAACGCCATCGCCATCGACGACTGA
- a CDS encoding AsmA family protein produces MTIPMTLFRLFKWIAGIGLALIALAAVVVALVGWNWLREPIERMTLEKTGRALAIGGDITIEFAWPQPRFRAGAVSFANPPWAGEKQMVAAEAVEIVLDLPQLLRRNLVFPELRLRRPVIFLEQGAGGRKNWLLDLEQQDEGARIQIGRLMLDQGSLGYDDAGQKTSIRAEVSTADGGPPGSGLSFSAQGRYKGQPLKVQGTGGPVLALRDESTPYPLQAELSIGLTVVKAEGSVTSLLKLSALDLRVALRGSSLAQLYPLLGIVFPETGPYATEGHLVHSGRTWRYDKFSGRIGKSDIAGSVEVVTGGKRPTLKADLNSRLLDLADLGPLIGARPGRLQVAQDAPLPSDADAPTPTRARVLPDLPFKTDRWSTVDADVSLKAAAIRADKLPLENLDTHLSLKDSVLTLDPLDFGVAGGQLKSVITLDGSKQPIEAHAKLRARKIQIAQLFPGADLSDTSIGQLNGEFDLTGKGNSVGRMLATSNGKLGLIVARGQISRLMMEKAGLHIWEILQLNVTGDKLVKLRCAVGDFDVKDGTLQTQALVFDTEITTILGTGSIDLAEEKLDLTLNQKTKDTSPLALRSPIHVRGTLAQPDISVDRRIVAARALGAIALGAVNPLLALIPLIDLGPGGDSDCRQLISDARALPHTGKRARAAGSDNR; encoded by the coding sequence ATGACGATACCCATGACCCTGTTTCGCCTGTTCAAATGGATCGCCGGCATCGGGCTTGCACTGATCGCGCTGGCGGCCGTTGTCGTCGCCCTGGTCGGCTGGAACTGGCTGCGCGAGCCGATCGAGCGCATGACGCTGGAAAAGACCGGCCGCGCCTTGGCCATCGGCGGCGACATCACGATCGAATTCGCCTGGCCGCAGCCGCGCTTCCGTGCTGGCGCAGTGAGCTTCGCCAATCCGCCCTGGGCCGGCGAAAAGCAAATGGTCGCGGCCGAGGCGGTGGAAATCGTCCTCGACCTGCCGCAACTGCTGCGGCGAAATCTTGTTTTCCCCGAACTGCGCCTCCGGCGCCCGGTGATCTTCCTGGAACAGGGCGCCGGCGGGCGCAAGAACTGGCTGCTCGACCTCGAACAGCAGGACGAAGGCGCCCGGATCCAGATCGGCCGCCTGATGCTCGATCAGGGAAGCCTCGGCTATGACGATGCCGGGCAGAAGACCAGCATCCGCGCCGAAGTCTCGACCGCCGATGGCGGGCCGCCCGGATCTGGCCTGAGCTTCAGCGCGCAAGGCAGATACAAGGGGCAGCCGCTGAAGGTGCAGGGTACGGGCGGGCCGGTACTCGCCTTGCGCGACGAAAGCACCCCGTACCCGCTGCAGGCCGAACTCAGCATTGGCCTTACCGTCGTCAAGGCCGAAGGCAGCGTGACCAGCCTGCTCAAGCTTTCCGCGCTGGACCTCCGCGTCGCGCTGCGCGGTTCCAGTCTGGCCCAGCTCTATCCGCTGCTCGGCATCGTTTTTCCCGAAACCGGCCCCTACGCGACCGAAGGGCACTTGGTGCACAGCGGGCGAACCTGGCGCTACGACAAATTTTCCGGCCGCATCGGGAAGAGCGACATTGCCGGCAGCGTCGAAGTCGTCACCGGTGGCAAGCGCCCGACGCTGAAGGCCGATCTGAATTCCCGGCTCCTCGATCTGGCCGATCTCGGTCCGCTGATCGGTGCCCGGCCCGGCCGGCTGCAGGTCGCCCAGGATGCGCCGCTGCCATCGGACGCGGACGCACCAACCCCGACGCGCGCCCGCGTTCTGCCCGACCTGCCGTTCAAGACCGACCGCTGGTCTACCGTTGACGCCGACGTCAGCCTCAAGGCCGCCGCCATCCGCGCCGACAAGCTGCCGCTGGAAAACCTCGATACCCACCTCAGCCTCAAGGATTCCGTGCTGACCCTCGATCCGCTCGATTTCGGGGTAGCCGGCGGTCAGCTCAAGTCGGTCATTACCCTGGACGGCAGCAAGCAGCCGATCGAGGCCCACGCCAAGCTGCGCGCCAGAAAGATCCAGATCGCCCAGCTCTTTCCGGGCGCCGATCTAAGCGATACCAGCATCGGCCAACTCAACGGCGAGTTCGACCTGACCGGCAAAGGCAATTCGGTCGGCCGCATGCTGGCGACCTCGAACGGCAAGCTCGGACTGATCGTCGCCCGTGGCCAGATCAGCCGCCTGATGATGGAGAAGGCCGGCCTGCATATTTGGGAAATACTGCAGCTCAACGTGACCGGCGACAAACTGGTCAAGCTGCGCTGCGCGGTCGGCGATTTCGACGTCAAGGACGGCACCCTGCAGACCCAGGCGCTGGTATTCGATACCGAGATCACAACCATTCTCGGTACCGGCAGCATCGATCTGGCGGAGGAAAAGCTCGACCTGACGCTCAATCAGAAAACCAAGGACACCAGCCCCTTGGCATTACGCAGCCCGATCCACGTCCGTGGCACCCTTGCCCAGCCCGACATCAGCGTCGATCGGCGCATCGTCGCCGCCCGCGCCCTGGGCGCCATCGCGCTCGGCGCGGTCAACCCGCTGCTCGCCCTGATCCCGTTGATCGATCTTGGCCCGGGTGGCGACAGCGATTGCCGACAACTGATCAGCGATGCCCGGGCCTTGCCGCATACCGGCAAGCGGGCACGTGCCGCCGGTTCTGATAATCGATAG
- a CDS encoding DUF3096 domain-containing protein: MNINLSLAPIISLIAGILILVMPRLLNYIVAIYLIVIGLIGLFGSGHLRL; this comes from the coding sequence ATGAACATCAACCTCAGTCTGGCTCCCATCATTTCACTGATTGCGGGAATTCTCATTCTGGTCATGCCGCGCTTGCTGAACTACATCGTCGCCATCTACCTGATCGTGATCGGACTGATCGGCCTCTTCGGGTCCGGGCATCTTCGGCTTTGA
- a CDS encoding DUF302 domain-containing protein — MFYIVESSKSFYEATYDLEPVVQRLGFVILHAHDLGETLRRKEIDLDDDCQVFDVCNYRLLERLLAIDMRFALSLPWRISVFTDNGATKIGLIRPEPMLAAFGQDAELARLAREMEEKLIQIVDETR, encoded by the coding sequence GTGTTTTACATCGTCGAAAGCAGCAAATCATTTTACGAAGCGACCTACGATCTGGAGCCCGTGGTCCAGCGCCTCGGCTTCGTCATCCTGCATGCTCACGATCTGGGCGAGACCTTGCGCCGCAAGGAAATCGACCTCGACGACGACTGCCAGGTGTTCGATGTCTGCAATTACCGGCTGCTCGAAAGACTGCTGGCCATCGACATGCGCTTCGCGCTGAGCCTGCCCTGGCGGATTTCGGTATTTACCGACAATGGCGCGACCAAGATCGGCCTGATCCGGCCCGAGCCGATGCTGGCTGCGTTTGGCCAGGATGCCGAACTGGCTCGCCTGGCTCGCGAGATGGAGGAAAAGCTGATCCAGATCGTCGACGAGACGCGATAA
- a CDS encoding YIP1 family protein, with protein MLMTHIPQMLVSENTGWNEIDKSHISARWFFKSLVLPMSLLPPALYAYAELVHPGVIFPLTVPALTATQLMVIGVVFYGMQLLMVPYMAMIIQRMAQSRDHDPGYDSAYALAAIAPVPLWLASLALLVPSLTFTVVVAVAAWAASFALIRHGVRPLLRIDDEKDAHYVANMVTMAGVAAWIGLLVVSAMILSMLLGAW; from the coding sequence ATGTTGATGACGCATATTCCCCAAATGCTCGTTTCCGAAAACACCGGCTGGAATGAGATCGACAAGTCCCATATCTCGGCCCGCTGGTTCTTCAAGAGCCTGGTGCTACCGATGTCCCTGCTCCCCCCGGCACTCTATGCCTATGCCGAACTCGTCCACCCCGGCGTCATTTTCCCGCTCACCGTGCCGGCCCTGACGGCGACGCAACTGATGGTCATTGGCGTCGTTTTCTACGGCATGCAGTTGCTGATGGTGCCCTACATGGCGATGATCATCCAGCGCATGGCCCAGAGCCGCGACCATGACCCCGGCTATGACAGCGCCTATGCCTTGGCGGCGATCGCGCCGGTGCCGCTGTGGCTGGCCTCGCTCGCCCTGCTCGTGCCCAGCCTCACCTTTACCGTCGTCGTTGCGGTTGCGGCCTGGGCTGCTTCATTCGCCTTGATCCGGCACGGGGTTCGCCCACTGCTCCGGATCGACGATGAAAAAGATGCGCACTATGTAGCCAATATGGTAACCATGGCCGGTGTGGCGGCCTGGATCGGCTTGCTGGTGGTATCGGCCATGATCCTCAGCATGTTGCTTGGAGCCTGGTGA
- a CDS encoding phosphodiesterase has translation MEPGEARLAIKIVQLSDLHLTTPGRSLYGSRPDERLDAAIDSIRRDHGDAEFCLLTGDLADAGSDAAYARLAEAVARLPMPTYPLVGNHDRREGLLRHFPQLATDAAGFVQTAIETPVGRFLLLDTLDNGSASGAYCAARRDWLSAQLAASGDQAIWLAMHHPPLAVGIPSMDRYALRHPTAFWSILKEHRQRIRHLFVGHLHRPLGGSWHGIPFSCVRSPNHQVAFDMRTTDGVPGNQEAPDYAVVLIDEASVVVHQHDFLYRGERFWL, from the coding sequence TTGGAGCCTGGTGAGGCGAGGCTTGCCATCAAGATCGTTCAGCTCAGTGACCTTCATCTGACCACACCCGGGCGGTCGCTGTACGGCAGCCGTCCGGACGAACGTCTCGATGCGGCGATCGACAGTATCCGGCGCGACCACGGCGATGCCGAGTTCTGCCTGCTGACCGGCGATCTGGCCGACGCCGGGAGCGATGCGGCCTATGCCCGACTGGCCGAAGCGGTGGCTCGCCTGCCGATGCCGACCTATCCGCTGGTCGGTAACCACGACCGCCGGGAGGGCCTGCTCCGCCACTTTCCGCAGTTGGCTACCGATGCCGCGGGCTTTGTTCAGACCGCCATCGAAACGCCAGTCGGGCGCTTTTTGCTACTCGACACGCTGGACAACGGCTCGGCCAGCGGCGCGTACTGCGCCGCACGGCGGGATTGGCTTTCGGCGCAACTGGCCGCCAGCGGTGACCAGGCGATCTGGCTGGCCATGCACCATCCGCCCCTGGCGGTCGGCATCCCGTCGATGGACCGCTATGCCCTGCGCCATCCGACCGCTTTCTGGTCGATCTTGAAGGAACACCGCCAGCGCATACGCCACCTCTTTGTCGGCCACCTTCATCGCCCGCTGGGCGGTAGCTGGCACGGCATCCCCTTTTCCTGCGTGCGCTCGCCGAACCATCAGGTCGCCTTCGACATGCGAACGACCGACGGTGTGCCGGGCAACCAGGAAGCGCCGGATTACGCCGTGGTACTGATCGACGAGGCCAGCGTCGTCGTCCATCAGCATGATTTCCTCTACCGCGGCGAGCGCTTCTGGCTGTGA